In Paralcaligenes sp. KSB-10, the following are encoded in one genomic region:
- a CDS encoding DUF1800 domain-containing protein — MWTSPLKTILSAAGLLAACGVFTAGAATPISAADLRLIQRVTFGPTAETLQTFSREGRHKWLESQLHYVGDQCLPAEIRNRIEKLDIEHDNPAAVWRARQAALKEAREQGSQQARMAVRREYDRQSLAQAFERRTLRALYCSNQLQEKLVWFWYNHFNIYGHKGITPIFVPDYEEQAIRPHVLGRFQDLLMATLTHPAMLEYLDNARNIKGKPNENYGREIMELHTMGVDSGYTQNDVQELAAILSGARFYVKDKPLKQVRRLSAYYLEHGAFIFDPARHDAGDRIFLGKPFKGSPGFDEIERAAAILAHQPATARFISRKLATYFLSDDPPKAVVDQMAQTYMKTDGEIASVLRTLFESKLFDANVKPKFKDPVQYIYSSIRLLYGDRVVRNTAPIQRWIKGLAEAPYEHLTPEGYGMTRGDWANADQLAKRLGYAGQLASPRNKLFTPADSGLASRESNIALDPASAAYLESISENSAHSYLDNARLQALKPIYESPNLPPLLNKTPQAAQKAALIISSPTFMEY; from the coding sequence ATGTGGACAAGTCCGCTGAAAACCATACTGAGCGCCGCCGGCCTGCTTGCCGCATGCGGTGTGTTCACGGCTGGCGCTGCAACACCGATCAGCGCCGCGGATCTACGCCTGATACAGCGCGTCACGTTCGGCCCTACGGCCGAAACGCTGCAAACATTTTCCCGGGAAGGCCGGCATAAATGGCTGGAAAGCCAATTGCATTATGTGGGCGATCAATGCCTGCCCGCCGAGATCCGCAACCGTATCGAGAAGTTGGATATCGAGCATGACAATCCCGCCGCGGTCTGGCGTGCGCGACAAGCGGCGCTTAAAGAAGCGCGGGAACAGGGTTCGCAGCAGGCCAGGATGGCAGTGCGCCGGGAATACGATCGGCAAAGTCTGGCGCAGGCCTTCGAACGCCGGACCTTGCGTGCCTTGTACTGCAGCAATCAACTGCAGGAAAAACTGGTCTGGTTCTGGTACAACCATTTCAATATCTATGGCCACAAGGGGATTACGCCGATCTTCGTACCCGATTACGAAGAGCAGGCCATACGCCCACATGTGCTGGGAAGGTTCCAGGATCTGCTGATGGCCACGCTGACGCACCCCGCCATGCTCGAGTACCTGGACAATGCGCGCAATATCAAGGGCAAGCCCAACGAAAACTACGGCCGTGAAATCATGGAACTGCACACCATGGGAGTCGATAGCGGCTATACCCAAAACGACGTGCAGGAACTTGCCGCAATCCTGAGCGGCGCACGATTCTACGTGAAGGACAAGCCGCTTAAGCAGGTGCGGCGCCTCTCGGCGTACTACCTGGAGCACGGCGCTTTTATCTTTGATCCGGCCAGGCACGATGCGGGCGACAGGATTTTTCTAGGCAAGCCATTCAAAGGTTCGCCCGGCTTCGACGAAATAGAACGCGCCGCCGCAATACTCGCACACCAACCCGCCACCGCGCGCTTCATATCCAGAAAACTGGCCACCTATTTTCTGTCGGACGATCCACCCAAAGCCGTCGTGGATCAAATGGCGCAAACCTATATGAAGACCGACGGAGAAATTGCCTCGGTCCTGCGCACACTGTTCGAGTCGAAGCTGTTCGATGCCAATGTAAAGCCCAAATTCAAGGACCCTGTTCAATATATTTATTCATCGATCCGCCTGCTGTACGGCGATCGCGTCGTGCGGAATACGGCGCCCATTCAGCGCTGGATCAAGGGGCTGGCCGAAGCTCCGTACGAGCACCTGACGCCGGAAGGCTATGGCATGACCCGCGGCGACTGGGCCAACGCCGACCAGTTGGCCAAGCGGCTAGGCTATGCCGGCCAACTGGCGTCGCCTCGAAACAAATTGTTCACTCCTGCCGATTCCGGGCTGGCCTCGCGGGAAAGCAATATCGCCCTTGATCCAGCCAGTGCCGCTTATCTCGAGTCCATATCGGAAAATTCCGCTCACAGCTACCTGGACAATGCCAGGCTGCAGGCATTGAAGCCGATCTATGAGTCCCCGAACCTGCCGCCCCTGCTGAACAAAACGCCCCAGGCAGCACAAAAAGCCGCGCTGATCATTTCCTCGCCGACTTTCATGGAATATTAG
- a CDS encoding DUF1501 domain-containing protein — MRPPPYSLLAPELPGQASYGRRDFLKAASALALLSSSAKVWAVPSARGARLLTVMMRGGYDAANFLVPISSEDYYAARPRIAVARPDPRNPDAALALDEHWGLNPAVKEHFLPLYQAGQALLVPYSGNSGAPRSHFEAQDLMELGLASGNPHPSHRSGWMGRLIERLGVAHSGGSGISFTQNLALSMKGNVAVPNIALSGGTMARSKPRHDAEMQQLYRGSSLEKLLDEGIATRQTVAATLDAPDTLQKEMIAASRGAPDASAFEKQMHSIARLMRTQQAYSVGFVDVGGWDTHVGEGNGKGQLSGKLGNLSKGLAAYAREMGPAWRHTMVLVISEFGRTFRENGNQGTDHGHGTVMWVLGGGLRGGRLAGRQEPVTNSMLNEQRDLPVYNDYRGVAAEAIAALYGLGARDLDYILPGAPRLKLALV, encoded by the coding sequence ATGCGCCCGCCTCCTTATTCACTCCTCGCCCCCGAACTCCCCGGCCAGGCTTCATACGGGCGCCGCGATTTTTTGAAAGCCGCAAGCGCGCTCGCGCTGCTATCTTCATCGGCCAAGGTCTGGGCCGTTCCTTCGGCCCGGGGCGCCAGGCTGTTGACGGTGATGATGCGCGGCGGTTACGACGCGGCGAATTTCCTTGTACCCATCAGTTCCGAAGATTACTACGCGGCGCGCCCCCGCATCGCCGTTGCGCGCCCTGACCCGCGCAACCCGGACGCTGCCCTTGCTCTGGATGAACACTGGGGGCTGAACCCCGCTGTCAAAGAGCATTTTTTGCCGCTTTATCAAGCCGGCCAGGCGCTGCTGGTACCCTATTCGGGCAACTCCGGCGCACCACGCAGCCACTTTGAAGCCCAGGATTTAATGGAGCTTGGCCTGGCATCCGGCAATCCGCATCCCAGCCATCGCAGCGGCTGGATGGGACGACTGATCGAGCGCCTGGGTGTCGCCCACTCCGGCGGCTCGGGCATTTCATTTACGCAAAACCTGGCGCTCTCCATGAAAGGCAATGTCGCCGTTCCCAATATTGCGCTGTCCGGCGGCACAATGGCCAGAAGCAAACCTCGGCACGACGCGGAAATGCAGCAGCTTTACCGAGGCAGCTCCCTGGAAAAGCTGCTCGATGAAGGTATCGCGACTCGACAGACCGTCGCCGCCACGCTGGATGCCCCCGATACGCTGCAAAAAGAAATGATCGCGGCCAGCCGCGGCGCGCCCGACGCTTCGGCATTCGAGAAACAAATGCATTCAATAGCCCGGCTGATGCGAACCCAGCAGGCCTATTCCGTGGGGTTTGTCGATGTAGGCGGCTGGGACACCCATGTAGGGGAAGGAAACGGCAAAGGCCAGCTATCCGGCAAACTTGGCAATCTGTCCAAAGGTCTGGCCGCTTATGCAAGGGAAATGGGCCCTGCCTGGCGCCACACCATGGTGCTGGTGATCAGCGAATTTGGCCGCACCTTCAGGGAAAACGGCAACCAGGGCACCGACCACGGCCACGGAACAGTCATGTGGGTACTGGGCGGAGGATTACGGGGCGGGCGCCTGGCCGGCCGCCAGGAGCCTGTCACAAACAGCATGTTGAACGAGCAGCGCGACCTGCCCGTCTACAACGATTACCGCGGCGTCGCCGCCGAAGCCATCGCGGCACTTTACGGCTTGGGAGCCAGGGATCTGGACTATATATTGCCGGGCGCGCCCCGACTCAAGCTCGCCCTGGTGTAG
- a CDS encoding DoxX family protein, with the protein MMCKFIPCLLRSNGLFYVGVAALTFIYWASGFTKLWDFTTAQAEMAQFGLKPPALIAALVILVQLAGSALLIFGRRWAWLGAGMLAVFTLATIPVAHQFWKLQGLASFLDMMLVLEHFTVIGGLILAAILSELKFGTIRPTPTPGRA; encoded by the coding sequence ATGATGTGCAAATTCATTCCGTGCCTGTTGCGTTCCAACGGGCTGTTTTATGTGGGTGTGGCGGCGCTGACGTTCATTTATTGGGCGAGCGGATTCACCAAGTTATGGGACTTCACCACCGCTCAGGCCGAGATGGCGCAGTTCGGCCTGAAGCCGCCGGCGCTTATTGCCGCGCTGGTCATATTGGTGCAGTTGGCTGGCTCGGCACTGCTTATTTTCGGGCGGCGCTGGGCCTGGCTGGGCGCGGGCATGCTGGCCGTGTTCACCTTGGCAACGATCCCGGTGGCGCATCAGTTCTGGAAGCTGCAAGGCCTGGCGAGTTTTCTGGACATGATGCTGGTGCTCGAACACTTCACCGTGATCGGCGGCCTGATCCTTGCCGCCATTTTGTCGGAACTCAAGTTCGGCACCATAAGGCCCACCCCTACACCAGGGCGAGCTTGA
- a CDS encoding ABC transporter permease: MVRRRAQLIIFWRLAILVGVLGGWELFASLHWIDPFFYSKPTLIAKQIYDWTMEGTSQGPLWLQVVVTLEETLIGFLIGGVAGVICGILLGRNQFLADIFSVYIKVANSIPRVVLGSIFVIALGLGMASKVALAVVMVFFVVFGNAFQGVREADRYMIANAQILGASPRQVTMQVVIPSALSWILASLHVSFGFALVGAVVGEFLGAREGIGLLISTAQGAFNASGVFAAMIVLAVVALIAEYILTYIEGRLLKWRPAQFENA, translated from the coding sequence ATGGTGCGCCGTCGCGCCCAACTGATTATTTTCTGGCGGCTAGCCATTCTGGTCGGCGTTCTGGGGGGCTGGGAATTATTCGCCAGCCTGCACTGGATCGACCCTTTTTTCTATTCCAAACCTACGCTGATCGCCAAGCAGATTTACGATTGGACCATGGAAGGCACCTCGCAGGGGCCCTTGTGGCTGCAAGTGGTGGTCACACTGGAAGAGACCTTGATCGGGTTCCTGATCGGCGGCGTCGCGGGTGTCATTTGCGGCATTCTGCTTGGACGCAACCAGTTCCTGGCCGATATATTCAGTGTGTACATTAAAGTTGCCAACTCGATTCCACGTGTCGTGCTGGGCTCCATTTTTGTAATTGCGCTGGGCCTGGGCATGGCCTCCAAAGTGGCATTGGCCGTGGTGATGGTGTTCTTTGTGGTGTTCGGCAATGCGTTTCAGGGAGTACGCGAAGCCGACCGCTACATGATTGCCAATGCGCAGATACTGGGCGCTTCGCCACGCCAGGTCACCATGCAAGTGGTCATTCCCTCGGCCTTGAGCTGGATCCTGGCCAGCCTGCATGTCAGCTTTGGCTTCGCGCTGGTGGGTGCCGTGGTGGGCGAGTTCCTGGGCGCGCGTGAGGGCATAGGCTTGCTGATTTCCACGGCCCAAGGCGCCTTCAACGCCAGCGGTGTGTTTGCGGCCATGATAGTGCTGGCGGTGGTGGCCCTGATCGCCGAGTACATTCTGACTTACATCGAGGGCCGTCTGCTGAAGTGGCGCCCGGCGCAGTTCGAGAACGCTTGA
- a CDS encoding ABC transporter ATP-binding protein, giving the protein MQDQSTTSAIEMQNITCRFISPDGKATIALQDFSMSVKRGEFCAIVGPTGCGKSTTLSLITGLLKPTTGTVTVMGQPVDGIDPRIGFVFQNDAIFPWRSVLDNVAAGPMFRGQKPAQAKELAQDWLRRVGLEKFGQHYPHQLSGGMRKRVSLAQTFINSPEILLMDEPFSALDMQTRTVMQDELLQLWAASGGSVVFVTHDLEEAIALADKVIVLTSRPATVKHIYDIELPRPRVISEVRYEQTFIRYAREIWDDLRAEVKIG; this is encoded by the coding sequence ATGCAAGATCAATCCACGACGTCTGCCATCGAAATGCAGAATATCACGTGCCGTTTCATCTCTCCCGACGGCAAAGCCACCATTGCCCTGCAAGATTTCAGCATGAGCGTCAAGCGCGGCGAGTTTTGTGCGATTGTGGGCCCGACGGGTTGCGGGAAATCGACCACGCTCAGCCTGATCACGGGTTTGCTGAAACCGACCACAGGCACGGTTACCGTCATGGGCCAGCCCGTCGACGGCATCGATCCGCGGATTGGTTTCGTATTCCAGAACGATGCGATCTTTCCGTGGCGCAGCGTGCTCGACAATGTGGCGGCCGGCCCGATGTTTCGCGGCCAGAAGCCGGCGCAGGCCAAGGAACTGGCCCAGGACTGGCTGCGGCGTGTGGGGCTGGAAAAATTCGGCCAGCACTACCCCCATCAACTGTCTGGCGGCATGCGCAAGCGGGTATCGCTGGCCCAGACATTCATCAACAGCCCGGAAATCCTGCTGATGGACGAGCCTTTCAGCGCCCTGGATATGCAGACCCGCACGGTGATGCAGGATGAATTGCTGCAGCTTTGGGCTGCCAGCGGCGGCTCCGTGGTGTTTGTGACCCACGACCTGGAGGAGGCCATAGCCCTGGCCGACAAAGTCATTGTGTTGACGAGCCGTCCGGCGACCGTCAAGCACATTTACGACATCGAATTGCCGCGTCCGCGCGTTATATCGGAAGTGCGCTACGAACAAACATTCATACGCTATGCACGTGAAATCTGGGACGATTTGCGTGCTGAAGTCAAAATCGGTTAA
- a CDS encoding ABC transporter substrate-binding protein, which yields MSSIARILKYTAVASALAACAMSTAQAADKITIMVGGINKIIYLPAKLADNLGYFKAEGLNVDLLSEPAGVNAENEMLAGAVQGVVGFYDHSIDLQAKGKNVESIVQFSQAPGEVEVIAAKQEGKIKGPADFKGKTLGVTGLGSSTDFLTQYMAFVAGLKHGDYTILPVGAGNTFIASIQQNRIDAGMTTDPTVTQLVASGQGKVLVDMRTPADTEKALGGLYPAASLYMPNAWVDSHKAEAQKLANAFVKTMKYIHTHSAEEIADKMPKDYYAGNKDLYIKALKASMPMFTADGRMPENGPPTVLKVLSTFKPQVKAAHIDLSKTYTTAFVDAANKK from the coding sequence ATGTCCAGTATTGCTCGTATTCTTAAATATACCGCGGTTGCCTCCGCCTTGGCTGCCTGCGCAATGAGCACAGCTCAAGCGGCAGACAAGATCACCATTATGGTGGGCGGCATCAACAAGATCATTTATCTTCCGGCCAAGCTGGCCGACAACCTGGGCTATTTCAAAGCCGAAGGCCTGAACGTCGATTTGCTCTCCGAGCCCGCCGGCGTCAATGCCGAAAACGAAATGCTGGCCGGCGCCGTCCAGGGCGTAGTGGGTTTCTATGATCACTCGATTGATTTGCAGGCCAAAGGCAAGAACGTCGAATCGATAGTGCAGTTTTCGCAGGCGCCGGGCGAAGTGGAAGTCATTGCCGCCAAGCAGGAAGGCAAGATCAAAGGCCCAGCCGACTTCAAGGGCAAGACCCTGGGTGTGACGGGGCTGGGTTCCTCCACCGATTTCCTGACGCAATACATGGCGTTCGTTGCCGGTTTGAAGCATGGCGATTACACGATTCTGCCGGTAGGCGCGGGCAATACCTTTATTGCTTCCATTCAGCAAAACCGCATCGATGCCGGCATGACCACCGATCCGACCGTCACTCAGCTTGTAGCCAGCGGGCAGGGCAAGGTATTGGTCGACATGCGCACTCCCGCCGATACGGAAAAAGCCCTGGGTGGCTTGTATCCCGCCGCCAGCCTGTACATGCCCAATGCCTGGGTGGACAGCCACAAGGCCGAAGCCCAGAAACTGGCCAATGCCTTTGTGAAAACCATGAAGTACATCCATACGCATTCGGCTGAAGAAATCGCCGACAAAATGCCCAAGGATTACTACGCCGGCAACAAGGACTTGTACATCAAGGCGCTGAAGGCCTCCATGCCGATGTTCACCGCCGATGGCCGCATGCCTGAAAACGGACCTCCGACTGTCCTGAAGGTTCTGTCGACCTTCAAGCCGCAGGTGAAGGCGGCTCATATCGATTTGTCCAAGACGTACACCACGGCATTTGTGGACGCCGCCAATAAAAAATAG
- a CDS encoding response regulator transcription factor, with product MRLLLVEDNQELALWLSTVLQEDAFRVDCVHDAETANVLLNDEHYDAVLLDLKLPSASGQSVLRRLRRQQNQTPVMVLTASDSLDLKVECLETGADDYLVKPFEVRELVARIKALIRRHSGSATPLLACADLNYDTNTRQFQIGGEALTLPPREHSLLEALLMHQGKTMSKASLMQSVFGLSAEASEDALEIYIHRLRRKLDASQATIVTLRGLGYLLTPRHSA from the coding sequence ATGAGACTGCTACTCGTCGAAGACAACCAGGAACTGGCACTGTGGCTGTCCACTGTTTTGCAGGAAGACGCCTTTCGGGTGGATTGCGTGCACGACGCGGAAACGGCGAATGTCCTGCTCAACGACGAACATTACGACGCGGTGCTGCTCGACCTGAAACTCCCCAGCGCCAGTGGGCAAAGCGTCTTGCGCCGCTTGCGCCGCCAGCAGAACCAGACCCCCGTCATGGTGCTGACGGCCAGCGACTCGCTGGACCTGAAGGTCGAGTGCCTGGAAACCGGCGCCGACGATTATCTGGTAAAGCCCTTCGAAGTCCGCGAACTCGTGGCCCGCATCAAGGCCCTGATCCGGCGCCACAGCGGCAGCGCAACCCCGTTGCTGGCCTGTGCCGACCTGAACTACGACACCAATACGCGGCAATTCCAGATCGGCGGCGAAGCCCTGACTTTGCCTCCCCGCGAACACAGTCTGCTCGAAGCCCTGCTCATGCATCAAGGCAAGACCATGAGCAAGGCCAGCCTGATGCAGAGCGTTTTTGGCCTGAGCGCCGAAGCCAGTGAAGATGCCCTGGAAATTTATATTCATCGCCTGCGGCGCAAGCTCGACGCTTCGCAAGCCACCATCGTCACGCTGCGCGGGCTGGGCTACCTGCTGACCCCGCGCCACTCCGCATGA
- a CDS encoding sensor histidine kinase gives MNSLRVRLALWVLLPLSVALSFSIWFSYQDGLQDAQAQQDHQLWTSAQIIAGQIQWVDGHLMSSVPPVALEVFASASHDQVFFSASTDNGHLLAGWPNLPIEFTPTTTQRESYQDMIYQGQQLRSYSMVRDFFDSGKSREVTVTVAKTQNQLAADARELWWPNMLRESGMLVLVLVLMLLGLRHELKPLAALRGAVLNREHTDLRPIQLKDLPLELRPVVETINQYGARIQRQIDSRKRFIEDAAHQLRTPMALLSTQLHYAAGLASTPELKKILAALSQNRQQITQLVNQLLSLSQAESLRAGHAARVPLDMLPLVHEVLVELAPLAAHREIDLGIGPGADQARLYAHRPALYALLFNLADNAIRYTPPGGSVTVSVATTPEGHVVLEVEDTGPGIPPELRTRVFERFNRGNATDQEGTGLGLAIVQEAAAACGGHVSLHTGRQGTGLRATVKFKSARPA, from the coding sequence ATGAACAGCTTGCGCGTTCGCCTGGCGCTGTGGGTGCTGCTGCCCTTGTCGGTCGCCCTGTCGTTCAGCATCTGGTTTTCCTATCAGGATGGCCTGCAGGATGCACAGGCGCAGCAAGATCACCAGCTCTGGACCTCGGCCCAGATTATTGCCGGGCAGATACAGTGGGTCGACGGCCACCTGATGTCGTCCGTGCCGCCCGTGGCACTGGAAGTATTTGCGTCGGCAAGCCACGACCAGGTTTTTTTTTCGGCCTCTACCGATAACGGCCATCTATTGGCCGGCTGGCCCAATCTACCCATAGAATTCACGCCGACCACGACTCAGCGCGAAAGCTACCAGGACATGATCTACCAGGGCCAGCAACTGCGCAGCTACAGCATGGTTCGCGATTTTTTCGATTCGGGCAAATCCCGGGAAGTCACGGTAACCGTGGCAAAGACCCAGAATCAGCTTGCCGCGGACGCCCGGGAGCTGTGGTGGCCCAATATGCTGCGCGAAAGCGGCATGCTGGTGCTGGTGCTGGTGCTGATGCTGCTTGGCCTGCGTCACGAGCTGAAACCCCTGGCGGCTCTGCGGGGCGCGGTGCTCAATCGCGAGCACACCGATCTGCGCCCCATACAACTGAAAGACCTCCCTCTGGAACTGCGCCCGGTGGTGGAAACCATCAATCAATATGGCGCACGCATACAAAGGCAGATCGATTCGCGCAAACGCTTTATTGAAGACGCCGCGCACCAGTTGCGCACCCCCATGGCCTTGCTCAGCACTCAATTGCATTATGCGGCCGGCCTGGCCTCGACACCGGAATTGAAAAAAATTCTTGCCGCGTTAAGCCAGAACCGGCAGCAAATTACCCAACTGGTGAATCAGCTGTTGAGCCTCTCCCAGGCGGAAAGCCTGCGCGCCGGGCACGCGGCGCGGGTACCGCTGGATATGCTCCCACTGGTGCACGAAGTGCTGGTCGAACTCGCCCCCTTGGCGGCACACCGCGAAATCGATCTGGGCATCGGCCCCGGAGCCGACCAGGCCAGGCTCTACGCCCACCGCCCCGCCTTGTATGCACTGCTGTTCAATCTGGCCGACAACGCCATCCGCTACACCCCGCCCGGCGGCAGCGTCACGGTATCGGTCGCGACAACGCCCGAAGGCCATGTCGTGCTGGAGGTGGAAGATACCGGCCCCGGCATCCCGCCGGAATTGCGTACGCGTGTGTTCGAGCGTTTCAATCGCGGCAACGCCACCGACCAGGAAGGCACGGGCCTGGGCCTGGCCATCGTCCAGGAGGCTGCCGCCGCTTGCGGCGGCCATGTCAGCCTGCACACCGGCCGACAGGGCACAGGATTGCGGGCGACAGTGAAATTCAAATCGGCCCGACCGGCTTGA
- a CDS encoding putative signal transducing protein has product MIPVYSPKSESEAAVIASLMQAYGISFFMRGGAFSSMYPGPISNSLNAQMLMVEDDQAELAKELVRSFL; this is encoded by the coding sequence ATGATTCCCGTATATTCTCCGAAGTCGGAGTCCGAGGCGGCTGTGATTGCATCGCTGATGCAGGCCTATGGCATTTCATTCTTTATGCGTGGCGGGGCATTCAGTTCGATGTACCCCGGGCCGATCTCGAACAGCCTCAACGCCCAAATGCTGATGGTCGAGGACGATCAGGCCGAGCTGGCCAAGGAGTTGGTCCGGTCGTTCTTGTAA
- a CDS encoding TMEM175 family protein yields MNKNRLEAFSDGVLAIILTIMVLEMKVPHGSDFAALVPVVPVFLSYVLSFIYLGIYWNNHHHMLHLVNKVNGTILWANLHLLFWLSLLPFTTGWMGENHFAPAALFLYGLNLLCCAIAYVILQNLIVRSQGADSPLAHAVGADKKGKISPVLYLLGIGSSFVSSWLAGAFYIGAACMWLIPDRRVEREIVARGKE; encoded by the coding sequence ATGAATAAAAACCGCCTTGAAGCTTTCAGCGACGGCGTGCTCGCGATCATACTGACCATTATGGTGCTGGAAATGAAGGTGCCCCATGGGTCGGATTTCGCGGCGCTTGTGCCTGTGGTGCCGGTATTCCTGAGCTATGTCCTGAGTTTTATCTACCTGGGGATATATTGGAATAACCACCACCACATGCTGCATCTGGTCAATAAGGTAAATGGAACGATACTTTGGGCAAATCTGCATTTGCTGTTCTGGTTGTCGCTATTGCCGTTCACCACCGGCTGGATGGGGGAAAATCATTTTGCGCCGGCGGCGTTGTTTCTCTATGGCCTTAATCTGTTGTGCTGCGCAATCGCGTATGTCATTTTGCAGAACCTGATCGTCAGGTCGCAAGGGGCGGATTCCCCGCTTGCCCATGCTGTCGGCGCGGACAAAAAAGGCAAGATCTCGCCGGTGCTGTATCTGCTGGGCATTGGCAGTTCGTTCGTGTCGTCGTGGCTGGCCGGCGCTTTTTATATTGGGGCGGCCTGCATGTGGTTGATTCCAGACCGGCGCGTGGAGCGTGAAATCGTGGCGCGCGGCAAAGAGTAA
- a CDS encoding LysR family transcriptional regulator yields MIKTGYLSVQFIYVINLFVMKINITFRQLEAFVALARTLNFSEAAKNVYLSQPALSAAIRKLEERVDAVLFDRTTRTVILTPIGAELLVVVSRMLDDFDSSLSSISDLVSGKRGSLAISAAPSLAATFLPEVLNAFQQKYPEIALRVHDALSEVSIELLKAGTVELALAPAKFLDEDLVHRELFLDRLVLVCPPDHDLAKYKKVTWTKLQPYRLVSLRSTSNVRILMEAEYLQHGKKFQPSFEVEQTSTLIGFILNKLGVGILPASLIPLVNSGNLATVDLVSPEIHRSICVVRLKARSPSPAAQTFMELCDQYAKKYQR; encoded by the coding sequence ATGATAAAAACAGGCTATTTATCAGTCCAATTTATTTATGTTATAAATTTATTTGTTATGAAAATAAATATCACTTTCCGGCAATTGGAAGCTTTTGTGGCGCTGGCGCGCACACTCAATTTCAGCGAGGCTGCCAAAAACGTCTATTTGTCGCAGCCTGCGCTTAGCGCTGCCATACGCAAGCTCGAAGAAAGGGTTGATGCTGTTTTGTTTGACCGGACGACCCGGACCGTGATTCTTACGCCAATAGGGGCCGAATTGCTGGTAGTGGTTTCGCGTATGCTTGACGACTTTGATTCTTCGCTTTCGAGTATCAGCGATTTGGTCAGCGGGAAGCGAGGTAGCCTGGCGATATCGGCCGCCCCCTCATTGGCGGCGACCTTTCTGCCCGAGGTGCTTAATGCGTTTCAACAAAAGTATCCTGAAATAGCCCTGCGCGTGCACGATGCGCTGTCTGAGGTGTCGATCGAGCTTTTGAAGGCGGGGACGGTTGAGCTGGCATTGGCGCCGGCGAAATTTCTGGACGAAGATTTAGTGCATCGCGAGCTGTTCCTGGATCGCCTGGTCTTGGTTTGCCCTCCTGATCACGATCTGGCCAAGTATAAAAAAGTGACCTGGACTAAGTTGCAGCCGTATCGTTTGGTTTCGCTGAGGAGCACAAGTAATGTCAGGATTCTGATGGAGGCCGAATACCTGCAGCATGGGAAAAAATTCCAGCCATCATTTGAAGTCGAACAAACAAGCACCTTGATCGGCTTTATTCTCAATAAGCTGGGGGTAGGGATTCTGCCGGCATCGTTGATTCCTTTGGTCAACTCCGGCAATCTTGCGACCGTCGATCTTGTATCTCCGGAGATTCATCGTTCGATTTGTGTGGTGCGGCTGAAGGCTAGGTCGCCGTCGCCAGCGGCGCAGACTTTTATGGAGCTATGCGACCAATATGCCAAAAAATACCAGCGCTAA
- a CDS encoding TauD/TfdA family dioxygenase, which produces MQTLHIDDTVRVTASGGALGADVHNVDLSQPITQPAVEAIKQAWADHLVLRLRGQKRLSVQNLADFSRHFGSLDKAPTASSKLGDDFDWQHPEITVISNVTTNGKPVGALGAYEAVWHSDMTYNPKPPKGSALYAIEIPPSGGNTQFANMYAAYETLPANLKTRIQGLQCIHDASRNSAGELRKGYEDISDPRKTVGATHPLVRIHPVTGKPALFLGRRRNAYIVGQEVEESEDLLNSLWAHATQEKFVWTQVWQLDDLILWDNRCTMHRRDSFDATTRRLLYRTQIAGEAVI; this is translated from the coding sequence ATGCAAACCTTACATATCGACGATACGGTTCGCGTTACCGCTTCAGGAGGCGCATTGGGCGCCGATGTGCATAATGTAGATTTGTCGCAGCCCATTACGCAGCCGGCGGTAGAAGCTATCAAACAGGCGTGGGCAGATCACTTGGTTCTAAGGCTGCGAGGGCAAAAGAGACTCAGTGTGCAAAATCTGGCCGACTTTTCCCGCCATTTTGGATCTCTGGACAAAGCCCCCACTGCCAGTTCCAAGCTAGGCGACGATTTCGACTGGCAACATCCTGAGATAACCGTCATCTCAAATGTCACGACTAATGGCAAGCCTGTAGGAGCCCTTGGCGCATACGAAGCGGTATGGCATTCAGATATGACCTACAACCCCAAGCCGCCTAAAGGCAGCGCCCTGTATGCCATTGAAATTCCACCCAGTGGGGGCAATACTCAGTTCGCCAATATGTATGCGGCCTACGAGACTCTGCCTGCCAATCTGAAGACGCGAATCCAAGGGCTGCAGTGCATACATGACGCAAGCCGGAATAGCGCGGGCGAACTCCGCAAGGGCTATGAAGATATCAGCGACCCACGAAAAACCGTTGGTGCCACCCATCCACTGGTGCGTATCCATCCCGTAACAGGAAAACCCGCCCTGTTCCTGGGCAGGCGGCGCAATGCCTATATCGTTGGCCAGGAGGTCGAAGAAAGCGAAGATCTCCTGAATAGTTTATGGGCCCACGCGACCCAAGAGAAGTTTGTCTGGACTCAAGTATGGCAATTGGACGACCTGATTTTATGGGATAACCGCTGCACCATGCATAGGCGGGATTCTTTCGATGCCACGACGAGGCGGCTACTCTACCGTACACAAATTGCCGGTGAAGCAGTCATCTGA